One window of Streptococcus troglodytae genomic DNA carries:
- a CDS encoding S66 family peptidase: MKKLTYGDHIRILSPSHSIESLGGFNANLSAKRRLEKLGFTVSFSNNYMENDLLNSSSIASRVSDIHDAFREEHVNAILSTIGGFNANEILPYLDYELIMDHPKIICGYSDTTALLNAIYAKTGVETYMGPSYSSFKMEEGQDYQSRMWLNAVTRHVYNLVPSDKWSSDPWYDPNQPRHFMPTEWKIYNNGKAEGIAIGGHLATFGLLRGTEFAPNPENYILFLEGSEEEKPTEISRHLAAVLQTYPNPQAVMFGRFPKECQMTEKIWHFILDKHPVLKQIPVMYDLDFAHTQPLFTFTIGAKVTIDTISRAIQFKTT; the protein is encoded by the coding sequence ATGAAAAAATTAACATATGGTGATCATATTAGGATTCTTAGCCCATCTCATTCTATTGAAAGTTTGGGTGGTTTTAATGCCAATTTATCAGCTAAGAGAAGACTTGAAAAGTTAGGCTTTACAGTTTCTTTTTCTAATAACTATATGGAAAATGATCTGCTCAATTCCAGTTCTATCGCCAGTCGTGTTTCTGATATCCATGACGCTTTCAGAGAAGAACATGTCAATGCCATTCTTTCAACAATCGGTGGTTTTAATGCCAATGAAATCCTACCTTATTTAGACTATGAGCTCATCATGGATCATCCTAAAATTATTTGTGGTTATTCAGATACAACGGCTCTTTTAAATGCGATTTATGCCAAAACTGGAGTGGAAACTTATATGGGACCGTCTTACTCTAGTTTTAAGATGGAAGAAGGTCAGGACTATCAAAGCAGAATGTGGCTAAATGCCGTTACTAGACACGTTTACAACTTAGTCCCTAGTGATAAATGGTCCAGCGACCCTTGGTACGATCCTAACCAACCACGTCATTTTATGCCTACAGAATGGAAAATTTATAATAATGGCAAGGCTGAAGGGATAGCTATCGGCGGCCATTTAGCCACCTTTGGACTTCTACGTGGAACTGAATTTGCTCCTAATCCTGAAAATTATATCCTTTTCTTAGAGGGTTCTGAAGAAGAAAAGCCTACCGAAATTTCTCGTCATTTAGCCGCTGTCCTACAAACCTATCCTAATCCTCAAGCTGTGATGTTTGGACGTTTTCCAAAAGAGTGTCAAATGACCGAGAAAATTTGGCATTTCATCCTTGATAAACATCCTGTTCTAAAACAAATTCCAGTCATGTATGACCTTGATTTTGCTCATACACAGCCTTTGTTTACCTTTACTATTGGCGCTAAGGTCACTATTGATACCATTTCCAGAGCTATTCAATTTAAAACAACATAA
- a CDS encoding M13 family metallopeptidase, with protein MVRLQDDFYNAVNGQWEETAVIPDDKPRTGGFSDLADDIEDLMLETTDKWLDGKDVPNDSILQNFVKFHRQVANYAAREEAGVEPVLPLIEEYKSLTSFADFASKIATYEMAGKPNKLPFGVAPDFMNAQMNVLWAEAPNLILPDTTYYAEGNDKGKELLAKWRAMQEELLPKFGFEEAEIKDLLDKVLTLDAKLAQYVLSSEESSEYVKLYHPYDWADFTKLTPELPLDAIFTQILGQKPDKVIVPEERFWTNFAAEFYSEKNWPFLKAALVLAAASSYNSYLTDDIRILSGSYNRALSGTPQAMDKKKAAFYLAQGPYTQALGLWYAGEKFSPEAKKDVEAKVATMIEVYKERLHKTDWLAQETRNKAITKLNVITPHIGYPEQLPKTYAQKIIDDNLSLVENAQNLAKISIAYNWSKWNQPVDRSEWHMPAHMVNAYYDPQQNQIVFPAAILQAPFYSLEQSSSANYGGIGAVIAHEISHAFDTNGASFDENGSLNNWWTDEDYAAFKKRTDRVVEQFEGLDSYGAKVNGQLTVSENVADLGGLACALEAAKREADFSVRDFFINFATIWRMKARDEYMQMLASIDVHAPAKWRTNVTVTNFDEFHQEFAVKEDDGMWRDEDKRVIIW; from the coding sequence ATGGTACGTTTACAAGATGATTTTTATAACGCAGTCAATGGCCAGTGGGAAGAGACAGCGGTCATTCCTGATGATAAACCACGGACGGGTGGTTTTTCGGACTTGGCTGATGACATTGAAGATTTAATGTTAGAGACCACTGACAAGTGGCTAGATGGGAAAGATGTTCCTAATGATAGTATTTTACAAAATTTTGTGAAGTTTCACCGTCAGGTGGCGAACTATGCTGCGCGTGAAGAGGCGGGTGTTGAGCCCGTGTTGCCTCTCATTGAAGAATATAAGAGTCTAACTTCTTTTGCTGATTTTGCTTCCAAAATAGCCACTTATGAAATGGCTGGTAAGCCTAATAAGCTTCCTTTTGGTGTGGCACCGGATTTTATGAATGCACAAATGAATGTGCTTTGGGCCGAGGCTCCAAATCTTATTTTACCAGATACCACTTATTATGCTGAAGGTAATGACAAAGGTAAGGAACTGCTTGCTAAGTGGCGTGCAATGCAAGAGGAACTTTTGCCTAAGTTTGGTTTTGAAGAAGCAGAAATTAAAGATCTTCTAGATAAGGTGCTTACTTTAGATGCCAAATTGGCTCAATATGTTCTTTCCAGTGAGGAATCATCAGAATATGTGAAGCTTTATCATCCTTATGATTGGGCTGATTTTACCAAATTAACACCAGAACTGCCTTTAGATGCGATTTTTACACAGATTTTAGGTCAAAAACCTGATAAAGTTATCGTTCCTGAAGAGCGTTTTTGGACAAATTTTGCAGCTGAATTTTATTCAGAAAAAAATTGGCCTTTCTTAAAAGCTGCCTTAGTATTAGCTGCAGCAAGCTCTTACAATTCTTACCTGACAGATGATATTCGTATCCTTTCAGGAAGCTATAATCGTGCTCTTTCAGGAACACCTCAAGCTATGGATAAGAAAAAAGCCGCTTTTTATCTGGCTCAGGGCCCTTATACTCAAGCGCTCGGTCTTTGGTACGCTGGCGAGAAATTTTCTCCTGAGGCAAAGAAAGATGTGGAAGCTAAAGTGGCAACTATGATTGAGGTTTATAAAGAACGTTTGCATAAGACGGACTGGTTGGCTCAAGAAACGCGTAATAAGGCTATTACCAAACTCAATGTCATAACGCCTCATATTGGTTATCCAGAACAATTACCCAAGACCTATGCTCAAAAGATTATTGACGACAATCTCAGTCTAGTGGAAAATGCTCAAAATTTGGCTAAAATCTCAATTGCCTATAATTGGAGCAAGTGGAATCAACCAGTTGATCGCAGTGAATGGCATATGCCAGCTCACATGGTTAATGCTTACTATGATCCGCAGCAAAATCAAATTGTCTTTCCAGCGGCTATTTTGCAGGCACCATTTTATTCATTGGAGCAATCTTCATCTGCTAATTACGGTGGCATTGGTGCTGTCATTGCCCATGAAATCTCTCACGCTTTTGATACGAATGGCGCTTCCTTTGATGAAAATGGCAGTCTTAACAACTGGTGGACTGATGAAGATTATGCGGCTTTTAAAAAGCGTACAGACAGAGTTGTTGAACAGTTTGAAGGACTTGATTCTTATGGTGCTAAGGTCAACGGTCAGCTAACTGTTTCGGAAAATGTGGCTGATCTTGGTGGCCTTGCCTGTGCTCTTGAAGCTGCCAAACGTGAAGCAGATTTTTCTGTCCGTGATTTCTTTATTAATTTTGCAACGATCTGGCGCATGAAAGCACGCGACGAATATATGCAAATGCTAGCAAGTATTGACGTTCATGCTCCAGCTAAATGGCGGACCAATGTTACAGTTACCAACTTTGACGAATTCCACCAAGAATTTGCGGTTAAAGAAGATGATGGCATGTGGCGTGATGAAGATAAACGTGTTATTATTTGGTAG
- a CDS encoding YqiA/YcfP family alpha/beta fold hydrolase: MKNIAQHKIYSIPKRWIVILFAVITVNTVMLVGTTSSVNADTQASTTDKTAVITENQEQVISTQEGVESSVAPIQAEETVPSAAFSSDKQTTEENNKITESEKGADMVPNSDNSITAEDIDSQNQAGRSSSQATVRATDIAANPITPATDGTTVYSKTKQASVTVQTDAQKSEILSKNNREEQALNQQDFVSGQQRVTINRILDNKTSGISTLDAAALTYEFEKARLKGATDATIITEIQKTGKIIPSNLAYISDFYDNQTGTSGTAFKDKTSNKIIIAYTGTNNEGNQWQDALGADIMGIGLARGQHYQPAYDFYDKIASQYGVQNIVITGHSLGGNVAQRVALKKNSPTTVVYNSAPLYIPAIAYLGNKVYESLRKNFDLPPNKEEAKKTIADIKNDQRQFTGNVIRITTQKDWLNNTTRNLGAVYLGKEHIIINSGGHDLQGIVNDMKQVANVKALVSI, translated from the coding sequence ATGAAAAACATCGCACAGCATAAAATTTATAGCATTCCAAAAAGATGGATAGTAATCTTGTTTGCCGTTATAACGGTAAATACAGTCATGTTAGTTGGAACAACTTCATCTGTCAATGCTGATACACAAGCTTCTACTACTGATAAAACGGCAGTTATCACTGAAAATCAAGAACAAGTAATTTCAACACAAGAAGGGGTTGAAAGTTCTGTGGCTCCTATTCAAGCAGAGGAGACTGTTCCGTCTGCAGCGTTTTCATCAGATAAGCAGACTACCGAGGAAAACAATAAAATAACTGAGTCAGAAAAAGGAGCAGATATGGTACCAAATTCTGATAATTCCATAACTGCTGAAGATATAGATAGCCAAAATCAAGCTGGACGGTCTTCAAGTCAAGCGACTGTTAGGGCAACCGATATTGCAGCTAATCCGATAACGCCGGCTACAGATGGAACCACTGTCTATTCTAAAACTAAACAAGCATCCGTTACAGTTCAAACTGATGCTCAAAAATCTGAGATATTGAGCAAAAATAATCGAGAAGAGCAGGCACTTAATCAACAAGATTTTGTTTCTGGTCAACAAAGGGTTACTATTAATAGAATTCTTGATAACAAAACCTCTGGAATTTCTACTTTAGATGCAGCAGCTCTAACCTATGAATTTGAAAAGGCTCGATTAAAGGGAGCAACTGATGCAACCATTATAACAGAGATTCAAAAAACTGGGAAAATCATTCCTTCTAATTTGGCCTATATCAGTGATTTTTATGATAATCAAACTGGTACAAGCGGGACAGCCTTTAAAGACAAAACTAGCAATAAGATCATTATTGCTTATACTGGAACAAACAATGAAGGCAATCAATGGCAAGATGCTCTAGGAGCGGACATTATGGGGATTGGTTTAGCTCGTGGGCAGCATTATCAACCTGCTTATGATTTTTACGATAAAATTGCTAGTCAGTATGGAGTACAAAATATTGTGATAACGGGTCACTCTTTAGGTGGAAATGTTGCTCAAAGAGTTGCTTTAAAGAAAAATAGCCCTACTACAGTCGTTTATAATTCAGCTCCGCTTTATATTCCTGCTATTGCTTATCTTGGCAACAAAGTTTATGAATCTCTTCGTAAAAATTTTGATTTGCCCCCAAATAAAGAAGAAGCCAAGAAAACGATAGCAGATATTAAGAATGATCAAAGGCAATTTACGGGAAACGTCATTAGAATTACAACACAAAAAGATTGGCTAAACAACACTACTCGTAATTTAGGTGCAGTTTATTTAGGCAAAGAACATATTATTATCAATTCTGGGGGTCATGATTTGCAGGGTATTGTAAATGATATGAAGCAAGTTGCTAATGTGAAGGCATTGGTTAGTATCTAG
- a CDS encoding ABC transporter ATP-binding protein: MKAIIIPKNLRSQLFLLFGTMFSIAASVAYLLIPQVLEWLIDHKRFVTQTIVNLGLLFIMNLLFNFLSSFLLLKYAEHQIKESRYRSVLKLLKTDISFFDNSLSGELSSRIINDTEAVRKFLSEVIPNAISSIILILLTFIVLLRLDIGLSTCIFLGLLLMVVFLTPLSAVSRKYAQKKQNQLNNLSGYLTEIFQRVKLIKLNQGYGVIKKQYSQKLSDTSESSFKYSLVDSFIGPIVYVVLFIILSFIFAYGGYRVSEGTLTIGTLIAFLIYLFQLLTPFSNVGQFANQFAKTKQYVSIIDSYRNLPDENKGDLIVNPGNFLLLEFRNVEFSYDDYIVLQDINLKIDKGEKVAFVGPSGSGKTTVINLLLKLYSPVNGEIIVNSNNLEAINTESWRKKISLISQNFELLSGTIYDNLTFGLDILPDDETVREALEKVNLSHDIEKFEQGLNTPIGEQGLKLSGGQKQRLQLARGFLKMQIFLFLMRQLQI; encoded by the coding sequence ATGAAAGCAATAATTATTCCTAAAAATCTTAGATCACAATTGTTTTTGTTGTTTGGGACTATGTTCAGTATAGCAGCCTCAGTGGCCTATTTATTGATTCCTCAAGTATTAGAATGGCTTATTGATCATAAAAGGTTCGTTACCCAAACAATAGTGAATTTAGGCTTATTATTTATAATGAACTTATTATTTAATTTTCTCTCTTCATTTCTACTACTAAAATACGCTGAGCATCAAATTAAAGAATCTCGGTATCGTTCAGTTTTAAAATTATTAAAAACTGATATTTCTTTTTTTGATAATTCTCTGAGCGGAGAATTATCTAGCAGAATTATTAACGACACAGAAGCTGTCAGGAAATTCCTAAGTGAAGTCATTCCAAATGCAATTAGCTCTATAATATTAATTTTATTGACTTTTATTGTCTTATTAAGATTAGATATTGGTTTATCTACTTGTATTTTTCTGGGGCTATTGCTTATGGTTGTTTTTTTAACACCTCTCTCAGCCGTTAGTCGAAAATATGCGCAAAAAAAGCAGAATCAATTGAATAATTTATCAGGCTATTTAACTGAAATTTTTCAAAGGGTTAAGTTAATTAAGTTAAATCAAGGTTATGGAGTAATCAAAAAACAGTATAGCCAAAAATTATCTGATACCTCTGAAAGTTCTTTTAAATATAGCTTAGTAGATTCATTTATTGGACCGATTGTCTATGTAGTTTTATTTATTATACTAAGTTTTATTTTTGCTTACGGAGGCTATAGAGTTAGTGAAGGAACATTAACTATTGGAACATTAATTGCATTTCTAATTTATTTATTTCAATTACTGACACCCTTTAGTAATGTTGGACAGTTTGCTAATCAATTTGCAAAAACAAAGCAATATGTGAGTATAATAGATTCTTATAGAAATTTACCTGATGAGAATAAAGGTGACTTAATCGTTAATCCTGGTAATTTTTTATTGCTTGAATTTAGAAATGTAGAATTTTCATACGATGATTACATTGTTTTACAGGATATTAATTTAAAAATAGATAAAGGGGAGAAAGTTGCTTTTGTAGGACCTTCGGGTTCGGGAAAAACAACTGTTATTAATCTTCTATTAAAGTTATACAGTCCAGTAAATGGTGAAATTATAGTTAATTCAAATAATCTAGAAGCAATCAATACTGAAAGTTGGAGGAAGAAAATATCCCTTATTTCACAAAATTTCGAATTATTATCAGGAACCATATATGATAACTTAACTTTTGGATTAGATATATTACCAGATGATGAAACAGTAAGAGAGGCATTAGAAAAAGTAAATTTATCACATGATATTGAAAAGTTTGAACAAGGTCTAAATACTCCTATTGGAGAACAAGGCTTAAAATTATCTGGCGGACAAAAACAGCGACTTCAATTAGCAAGAGGGTTTCTAAAAATGCAGATATTTTTATTCTTGATGAGGCAACTTCAAATTTAG
- a CDS encoding DUF6895 family protein gives METSIVKAVDYLRRNIDYFLVEEHLKYNSESEMKSFIELAFLYNFWTDSMKERYNLYFIRDYILSKIETNDFEEESYKNIITFSGIATMEEFLLSEGVSKYNHFLKEMVNEKKLDVLTERTPFRVMDVKYSLNKANIKDNLPSYEKLFKKTVLGKGLPFYYMTPTTLYSITHTLFYITDMGRSYCLEYPINNIAFILRVLMGERIIEKDLDILGELVLDNIFLDIRETSNVTLVDYAIHKLIDNQMENGLFPAPQPLKTRNGYKEFRYHYHTTLVCLGALLCYQEWKK, from the coding sequence ATGGAAACTAGTATTGTGAAAGCAGTTGATTATTTGAGAAGGAATATAGACTATTTCCTTGTTGAAGAACACTTGAAATATAATAGTGAAAGTGAAATGAAATCTTTTATTGAATTAGCTTTCTTATATAATTTCTGGACCGACTCAATGAAAGAAAGATATAATCTTTATTTTATAAGAGATTATATCTTATCTAAAATTGAGACAAACGACTTTGAAGAGGAGTCTTATAAGAATATCATTACTTTTAGTGGCATAGCTACGATGGAAGAGTTTTTATTATCTGAAGGAGTCAGTAAATATAATCATTTTTTAAAAGAAATGGTTAATGAAAAAAAATTAGATGTACTAACCGAAAGAACCCCCTTTAGGGTTATGGATGTTAAATATTCTTTAAATAAAGCTAATATTAAAGATAATCTTCCATCTTATGAAAAATTATTCAAAAAAACAGTATTAGGTAAAGGTTTGCCTTTTTATTATATGACTCCCACTACACTGTACAGCATTACTCATACTTTGTTTTATATCACTGACATGGGACGTAGTTATTGCCTTGAGTATCCTATCAATAATATAGCTTTTATTCTTAGAGTTTTAATGGGAGAACGTATTATAGAGAAAGATTTAGATATTCTTGGAGAACTGGTCTTGGATAATATTTTTTTAGACATTAGAGAAACTTCAAATGTAACATTAGTAGATTATGCTATCCACAAACTGATAGACAATCAAATGGAGAATGGCCTATTTCCGGCTCCACAACCTCTGAAAACTAGGAATGGCTACAAGGAGTTTAGATATCATTATCATACAACTTTAGTGTGTTTAGGAGCTTTATTATGTTATCAAGAATGGAAAAAATAG
- a CDS encoding ATP-binding cassette domain-containing protein has product MLFINDLSFAYTRSKILKSISLTIDNKDQIIALLGPNGAGKTTLLNVIANYYQKHTGHITREDYKVFMLPDMAYIPQDMTVNSCLRDFQELYQYFNRERAEQMLNYLNLDFSKKISDYSKGMKEQLHLVFALAQDVDYYLLDEPLAAVDPLTRDILIDLIKRYRRPKSVVIISTHLVQDMEDLFDEIVMINNGQVILYKTTEELTREYSGMDLDSIYKEVNRHVNAR; this is encoded by the coding sequence ATGTTATTTATTAATGATTTATCTTTTGCTTATACACGCTCTAAAATTTTAAAGTCTATTTCTTTGACGATTGACAATAAGGATCAAATAATTGCTTTGTTGGGGCCAAATGGGGCAGGGAAGACTACTTTACTTAATGTCATAGCTAATTATTATCAAAAACATACTGGACATATCACAAGAGAGGATTATAAAGTTTTTATGCTGCCGGATATGGCTTATATTCCCCAAGATATGACGGTTAACAGTTGTTTGAGAGATTTTCAAGAACTCTATCAATATTTTAACAGAGAAAGAGCTGAGCAAATGCTTAATTATTTGAATTTGGATTTCAGCAAGAAAATTTCTGATTATTCGAAAGGAATGAAAGAGCAACTACATCTCGTTTTTGCTTTGGCTCAAGATGTTGATTATTATCTGTTGGATGAACCTTTGGCGGCTGTGGATCCTTTGACGCGAGATATTCTTATAGACCTTATCAAAAGATATCGACGGCCTAAAAGTGTTGTAATCATCAGTACTCATCTTGTTCAGGATATGGAAGATCTTTTTGATGAAATTGTCATGATTAATAATGGTCAGGTAATTTTATACAAGACGACTGAGGAGTTAACAAGAGAATACTCAGGTATGGATTTGGATAGTATCTATAAGGAGGTCAATCGTCATGTTAACGCTCGTTAA
- a CDS encoding FtsX-like permease family protein — protein sequence MLRLIYYQFNYSKKQWLGTLPILLVSSLIIGTSVSGIFNIMNNTEIFKHLADPTPLFEMIIFFGGLTLFLLISGLIHFLISIFKEDYQLWTVLGANRSQLSLLIGGQLFLVAFICSVVTTILSTYLAGGYYSFIQSFVGEKNLPNIPFSFDWRASLLSLLIVPLIAGTSGYYYSRKILKIGDFSPKKTRVKRISLHLITKGSFALLVLGLWLNCIYLLYSASFTSSFNVRFDRLSSIFLMLLLHLLIIYLLTPYLQIFQLKFLSKVLAKSNYAMILAKWTILYKPSYLKSLQSSVAMGITLISGFYCYLRTYLLGSKRIV from the coding sequence ATGCTAAGACTCATTTACTATCAATTCAACTACAGTAAGAAGCAGTGGTTAGGGACTCTGCCAATTTTATTGGTTTCTAGTCTGATTATTGGAACTTCAGTGAGTGGGATTTTCAATATCATGAATAATACTGAGATTTTTAAACATTTAGCAGATCCGACACCGCTTTTTGAAATGATCATTTTCTTTGGTGGGCTGACATTATTTTTACTCATTTCAGGTTTAATACATTTTTTAATTTCAATTTTTAAGGAAGATTATCAACTTTGGACTGTTTTAGGTGCCAATCGTTCGCAGCTTTCGTTATTGATTGGCGGGCAATTATTTTTAGTGGCCTTTATCTGCAGTGTCGTAACAACTATTCTCTCGACTTATTTAGCTGGCGGATATTATTCCTTCATACAGTCTTTTGTCGGCGAAAAGAACCTTCCTAATATTCCTTTTTCTTTTGATTGGCGGGCATCCTTGCTTAGTCTACTCATAGTGCCCTTGATTGCTGGGACCAGTGGATACTACTATTCGAGAAAAATTTTAAAAATTGGAGATTTTAGTCCTAAAAAAACGAGAGTCAAAAGAATTAGCCTTCATTTAATAACTAAGGGGAGTTTTGCTCTTCTTGTTCTGGGGCTGTGGCTAAATTGTATCTATCTTTTATATTCAGCCTCCTTCACTAGCTCTTTCAATGTTAGATTTGATAGGCTCAGTTCAATTTTTTTAATGCTTTTGCTACATTTGCTCATTATTTATTTGCTGACTCCCTATCTTCAAATTTTTCAACTAAAATTCTTATCTAAAGTTTTAGCGAAATCTAATTACGCAATGATTCTAGCCAAATGGACTATTTTGTACAAACCCTCCTACTTAAAATCCTTGCAGAGTTCAGTAGCCATGGGGATTACTTTAATTTCTGGTTTTTATTGCTATCTCAGAACATATCTGCTAGGTTCCAAACGGATAGTGTAA
- a CDS encoding FtsX-like permease family protein, with protein MTSSLIQLLFALFKEDYQLWTVLGASRLQLSFLIGCQLSVIAFLASLVGSTLSVFFARSYYILVQGLAGKTMLPTIPISFSFIAFSLSIFIISVIAFLGGFYYAYKLLKRTAIFDETVSFKKRLFLRLFKFSCLVFLLSQWIILIKSYISPVSSMSKSDIIDVQSDIAFELLILHVIILQLVSPQLQIIITKILFKLNSSYGFIMAKWHILQERFYLKSLTTSIITGVTLISGFLLYSFNVLYADRTDKLNKIHETNALLLFLVAPILIILANVISITILSSNQEKGIIQQWKIQGISEKQKSIIRLCEAFIYTFLVIIISLGFNLIIFFLTINSAKLMGYIVTDYNDIYLPLLIVSVILFMFIFITKTLTDLRVR; from the coding sequence TTGACTTCTAGTTTGATTCAGTTATTATTTGCTCTCTTTAAAGAAGATTATCAACTTTGGACTGTTCTTGGAGCTAGTCGTTTGCAATTATCGTTTCTTATCGGATGTCAGTTATCTGTTATTGCTTTTCTCGCTAGTCTCGTCGGAAGTACTTTATCAGTCTTCTTTGCTCGAAGTTATTATATCCTTGTGCAAGGTTTGGCTGGGAAAACAATGCTTCCTACTATTCCTATATCTTTTAGTTTTATAGCTTTCAGCCTATCTATCTTTATTATTTCTGTTATTGCTTTTCTTGGGGGTTTTTATTATGCTTATAAACTTTTAAAACGAACAGCAATTTTTGATGAAACAGTTTCCTTTAAAAAACGGTTATTCTTAAGGTTGTTTAAATTCTCTTGCTTGGTTTTCTTATTATCTCAGTGGATAATATTAATTAAGTCTTATATTTCTCCAGTTTCTTCCATGTCAAAGAGTGATATTATAGATGTCCAATCAGATATTGCATTTGAACTTCTTATTCTTCATGTTATTATTCTTCAGTTAGTATCTCCTCAGTTACAAATTATTATTACTAAGATATTATTCAAATTGAACTCCAGTTACGGCTTTATAATGGCTAAATGGCATATTTTGCAGGAGCGCTTTTATTTAAAATCTTTAACGACTTCTATCATAACTGGTGTCACTCTTATTTCTGGTTTTTTACTGTATTCTTTTAATGTATTATATGCTGATAGAACAGATAAATTAAATAAGATACATGAAACAAATGCTTTATTATTATTTTTAGTTGCTCCCATTTTAATTATTTTAGCTAATGTTATATCAATCACTATTTTATCTTCTAATCAAGAGAAAGGAATTATCCAGCAATGGAAAATTCAGGGGATATCAGAAAAACAAAAATCTATTATTCGTCTGTGTGAAGCCTTCATTTATACTTTCCTAGTGATTATTATCTCATTAGGATTTAATCTCATTATCTTTTTTTTAACTATTAATTCTGCTAAACTTATGGGATATATTGTTACAGATTATAATGATATTTATTTGCCATTACTCATTGTTTCAGTGATTCTATTTATGTTTATATTTATCACAAAAACACTCACTGATCTTAGAGTAAGATAG
- a CDS encoding ABC transporter ATP-binding protein — MLKDVSLIANYGEFISILGISGSGKSTLLKCLSSLSEPTNGKVSINGFDPYCLSDTKLAQLRRQDIAFVFQSYNLVPALPVIENIALPLRLSHKKVDKQKISNLLRQMRFKADINDFVSTLSGGEQQKVAIARAILSDSQIIFADEPTGALDSVSRQVIFNMLKDLAKQGKCVLMVTHDIELAVHTDRALVLKDGQIYQELPHPSSVALYQALEVETDS; from the coding sequence GTGTTAAAAGATGTTTCTCTAATAGCTAATTATGGGGAATTTATCTCTATTCTCGGTATCAGCGGCTCAGGTAAATCCACACTTTTAAAATGTTTGTCTAGTTTGTCAGAACCAACTAACGGAAAAGTCTCTATTAATGGTTTTGATCCTTATTGTTTGAGTGACACCAAGTTAGCTCAACTTAGGCGACAGGACATTGCTTTTGTTTTTCAATCCTATAATTTAGTTCCTGCTTTACCAGTTATTGAGAATATTGCTTTACCGTTACGGTTATCCCATAAAAAAGTAGATAAGCAAAAGATTTCAAATTTATTGAGACAAATGAGATTTAAAGCTGATATCAATGACTTTGTTAGTACTTTATCGGGTGGAGAACAACAGAAAGTGGCTATTGCTCGAGCTATTTTATCAGACAGTCAGATTATTTTTGCAGATGAACCGACTGGTGCTTTAGATAGCGTATCAAGGCAAGTGATTTTTAACATGCTAAAAGATTTAGCTAAGCAAGGTAAGTGTGTTCTTATGGTGACACATGACATTGAATTAGCTGTTCATACGGATAGAGCTCTGGTTTTAAAGGATGGTCAGATTTATCAAGAGCTGCCTCATCCTTCATCTGTAGCTCTCTATCAAGCACTTGAAGTAGAAACGGACAGTTAA
- a CDS encoding ATP-binding cassette domain-containing protein gives MTNVQSTVDQSPYIFDTTVRNNITLFQNDNFDESILIDILKKVNLYDEFLSNGLLEYQCGDNGCNLSGGQKQKIALARALIRKYKIYLLDEISANLDHKNSQQLHNLLFNLNISFIEISHHFDMKDSRYTAVYRLNRTGNLEK, from the coding sequence TTGACAAATGTTCAATCTACTGTAGATCAGAGTCCTTATATATTTGACACGACAGTTCGAAATAATATTACATTATTTCAAAATGATAATTTTGATGAAAGTATTTTAATAGATATTTTGAAAAAAGTAAATTTATATGATGAATTCCTTTCAAACGGATTGCTAGAATATCAATGTGGGGATAATGGATGTAATCTATCAGGTGGTCAAAAGCAAAAGATAGCTTTAGCACGAGCGTTAATTAGAAAATATAAGATATACTTATTAGATGAAATATCGGCTAATTTGGATCACAAAAACTCACAGCAATTACATAATTTGTTGTTTAATCTAAATATTTCTTTTATTGAAATATCTCATCATTTTGATATGAAAGATAGTAGATATACAGCAGTTTATAGGTTAAACAGGACTGGTAACTTAGAAAAATAA